The Chryseobacterium geocarposphaerae genome window below encodes:
- a CDS encoding sugar transferase: protein MIRIFDFLFSFFGLLFLWPILVILYIIGLFDTGSPIFVQERVGRHKKPFKLIKFRTMHVNTKSVATHLSNQASVTKFGSFLRKSKLDELPQLINVLTGDMSLVGPRPNLFNQTELIEERDKRGVYSVVPGITGLSQINEIDMSTPVELAIKDAEMIQNLTLSDYFKYIFATVSGKGQGDRIQK, encoded by the coding sequence ATGATCCGCATATTCGATTTTTTATTTTCATTTTTCGGGCTTTTATTTCTTTGGCCAATTCTGGTAATTTTATATATAATAGGATTATTTGATACAGGCTCACCCATATTTGTGCAGGAGAGAGTGGGACGTCATAAAAAACCGTTCAAACTGATTAAATTCAGAACGATGCATGTGAATACTAAATCTGTGGCGACCCATCTTTCGAATCAGGCATCTGTCACAAAATTCGGAAGCTTTCTACGTAAATCTAAACTTGATGAACTTCCGCAATTGATTAATGTTTTAACCGGAGATATGAGTTTAGTTGGACCAAGGCCCAACTTATTCAACCAAACTGAATTGATTGAAGAGAGAGATAAAAGAGGGGTTTATAGTGTAGTACCTGGAATTACAGGCCTTTCGCAGATCAATGAAATTGATATGTCAACTCCTGTTGAACTCGCTATTAAAGATGCTGAAATGATTCAAAACCTTACACTTTCAGATTATTTCAAGTATATTTTTGCAACCGTTAGCGGAAAAGGTCAGGGAGACAGAATCCAGAAATAA
- a CDS encoding glycosyltransferase: protein MKILQFGKAYPPANLGGVEVVIQLLTEGLNDSNIVCDALGVNDKAEYKEETYKNGIIYKSKLIIKKFSTLFSLQVIQILRKIQNNYDILHVHSPDPMAAIALFLTRPKVPIVLHWHSDILRQKFFLFFYTPLLKWMMKRSSVIIATSPNYIKGSKLLNSFKDKCQVVPIGINIQKSDFKIEENRFLFLKEKNIIFSLGRLAYYKGFEYLIQAATLLPEDSIVVIAGEGEEREKLEKIIKNNKLEHKVILPGKITDAEKDFLFKNAKIFALSSIFKTEAYAIVQVEALSYGLPIVSTKIPGSGVDWVNLDNLTGITVEIMNAVELGQAINKIINDKELYKAFSKNAFNRYKNELTRDIMIYKTVSIYKNILHVYTKKN from the coding sequence ATGAAAATATTGCAGTTTGGAAAAGCTTATCCACCAGCAAATTTAGGAGGAGTTGAAGTTGTAATACAATTACTTACAGAGGGTCTTAATGATAGTAATATAGTATGTGATGCTTTGGGAGTTAATGATAAAGCAGAATATAAAGAAGAGACCTATAAGAATGGTATCATTTATAAATCTAAATTGATAATAAAGAAATTTTCAACATTATTTTCTTTACAAGTTATTCAGATTTTAAGAAAAATTCAGAATAACTATGATATTTTACATGTTCACTCGCCAGATCCTATGGCAGCAATAGCATTATTTTTAACGAGACCAAAAGTTCCTATAGTACTTCATTGGCATAGCGACATATTAAGACAAAAATTTTTTTTATTTTTCTATACACCTTTGCTAAAATGGATGATGAAAAGGTCCTCAGTAATCATTGCTACTAGCCCAAACTATATTAAAGGCTCTAAGCTATTAAATTCATTTAAAGATAAATGTCAAGTAGTTCCAATAGGAATTAATATACAGAAATCTGATTTTAAAATTGAAGAGAATCGTTTTCTTTTTTTAAAAGAGAAAAACATTATTTTTTCCTTGGGAAGATTGGCTTATTATAAAGGATTTGAGTACCTTATTCAAGCAGCAACATTATTACCGGAAGACTCTATTGTTGTTATAGCTGGCGAGGGTGAAGAAAGAGAAAAATTAGAAAAGATTATTAAAAATAATAAACTGGAACATAAGGTAATCTTGCCCGGCAAAATTACAGATGCAGAGAAGGATTTTCTATTTAAAAATGCAAAAATTTTTGCTTTAAGTTCAATATTTAAAACAGAAGCGTATGCTATAGTTCAAGTAGAAGCATTGTCTTATGGACTCCCTATAGTTTCTACTAAAATTCCGGGTTCTGGTGTTGATTGGGTAAATCTTGATAATTTGACAGGAATTACCGTTGAAATAATGAATGCTGTTGAATTGGGACAAGCCATCAATAAAATAATAAATGATAAAGAATTATATAAGGCGTTTTCTAAAAATGCTTTTAATAGATATAAGAATGAATTGACAAGAGATATTATGATATATAAAACTGTTTCAATTTATAAAAATATTCTTCATGTATATACTAAAAAAAATTAA
- a CDS encoding response regulator: MNKYPVPENEAERLERLKIYDLLNLGKDPDLDVFAEAACLIADCPASLIAMMELETQTIQSCVGISLDFVARRDTVCQYTIMDREVLVINDTFLDDRSSSNQIIREGGIRFYAGVPLIDDMGFILGTICVIDYKPKTLSEKQIHSLKKLGEAVTKILISKRKNIQAEYFSETFTITNNIICVLDNGFRLKNVNPAFENAFHINKNLAIEKDFISLLGENNEKLRELCRDLPGNEIGIDYTTYTTISETEAIIIEWQLKQNIGKTEIFCFGRNITQERQERQKLESSERRFRNFFENAIGLMSMHDMEGNILSVNEKGREVLKYAKDEVTSLNLKDLVPADHRGLLDQYLLRITANKEDSGMMILQAKDGEQIYWMYHNMVETDETGAPYVVSTALNMTERIQLERDLINTKKILEQTSSVAQVGGWEMNLKSRVMLWSESTKEIYKVDKNFTPDFENLIAFYERESEKRMRFLLTRAIEKGISFDEEFQLKRANGTIIWVRVKGIPEFEGDDCVRIFGIIQDIDEAKKTYLELERKEAMLQSFVNNVPAAVAMFDKDLNHVSVSKRWKEEFHQETQDIIGKNLFSIYPNVPEERRKIYADALKGIPYKNENQVFEIVGFDEPQHFNWEVIPWNMNDGETGGVIIFTQNITSSVKINEELKKAKQLADLASKAKSEFLANMSHEIRTPLNGVIGFSDLLLKTPLNETQVQYLNYINESGNSLLNIINDILDFSKIESGKLELLIDKYNIYDLANQVVNVVLYQAQRKDLELLLNIEQGLPRTLWLDESRIKQVLINLLGNAVKFTGQGEIELKIEKLKNDEKMITIRFSVRDTGIGIPLEKQQRIFDAFTQEDSSVSKKYGGTGLGLTISNNILKYMGSNLSLTSKIGEGSVFFFDLEIPYEIEDIEDISDLEIERVLIVDDNENNRMILKHMLEYKNIKSELAANGLEAIQLLMQGERFDVILMDYHMPILSGLETIEKIKELFKKQGEMTPLIVLHTSSEEHEVISSFRQDEKSYCLLKPIKSDELYTALSRAIQHTKKNSEIPVAKKDIDQSVFTQPLRVLLADDNPVNMALNLRMMSSLTPNAELVEVMNGQEALDQCKQQVFDLILMDVQMPVMDGIEATKHIRLLPDYKNVPIIGVTAGNITGEKEKCLESGMSDFLPKPLRQNDLLNMLKKYLAHEQGEATKEDDLPIEEYLNMDMLKEQIGDDEGFKTFFLNLVIQELTQSSEKLKKIAEERDLDAAKAFLHKLKGTSGTAGLFKLAQLAADWEKNIDQNSDYTVMEADIMEEITRGENLINKLINQ, encoded by the coding sequence ATGAATAAATATCCTGTTCCTGAAAATGAAGCAGAAAGATTGGAAAGATTGAAGATATATGATCTTTTAAATCTGGGAAAAGATCCAGACCTGGATGTATTTGCAGAGGCAGCTTGCCTTATTGCCGATTGTCCGGCTTCATTAATTGCTATGATGGAGCTGGAAACACAGACCATCCAAAGCTGCGTGGGAATTTCTCTGGATTTTGTAGCCCGTAGAGACACGGTTTGCCAATATACGATCATGGATAGAGAAGTGTTGGTGATTAACGATACTTTTTTAGATGATCGTTCCTCTTCTAACCAGATTATCAGAGAAGGAGGAATCCGTTTTTATGCGGGAGTTCCTTTGATTGATGATATGGGTTTTATATTGGGAACCATCTGTGTAATAGACTACAAACCTAAAACCCTTTCCGAGAAGCAGATACATTCCTTGAAAAAACTGGGTGAGGCAGTTACCAAAATATTGATAAGCAAAAGGAAAAATATTCAGGCAGAATATTTCTCTGAAACCTTTACGATTACCAATAACATCATTTGTGTTTTAGATAACGGATTTAGATTGAAGAATGTAAATCCTGCATTTGAAAATGCTTTTCATATCAATAAAAATCTCGCCATTGAAAAAGATTTTATTAGTCTTTTGGGAGAAAATAATGAAAAGCTGAGGGAATTATGCAGAGATCTGCCTGGAAATGAAATTGGTATAGATTACACTACTTATACCACAATCTCTGAAACTGAAGCAATAATTATAGAATGGCAACTCAAGCAGAATATAGGGAAAACAGAAATTTTCTGCTTTGGGAGAAACATTACCCAGGAAAGACAGGAACGCCAGAAATTGGAAAGCTCGGAAAGAAGATTCAGAAACTTTTTTGAAAATGCCATTGGGTTGATGAGCATGCATGATATGGAAGGCAATATTCTGTCCGTTAATGAAAAAGGGCGGGAAGTTTTGAAATATGCCAAAGATGAGGTTACTTCTTTAAACCTAAAAGATTTGGTACCTGCTGATCATCGGGGGTTACTGGATCAGTATTTATTACGTATCACCGCTAATAAAGAAGATTCGGGGATGATGATTCTTCAGGCAAAAGATGGGGAGCAGATCTACTGGATGTACCACAATATGGTAGAGACTGACGAAACAGGTGCTCCATATGTAGTAAGTACCGCGCTCAATATGACTGAACGTATACAGCTGGAAAGAGATTTAATCAATACAAAAAAAATACTGGAACAAACGAGTTCTGTCGCTCAGGTGGGAGGCTGGGAAATGAATCTTAAATCACGTGTAATGCTGTGGTCGGAATCGACAAAGGAGATTTATAAAGTCGATAAAAACTTTACTCCGGATTTTGAGAACCTGATTGCATTTTATGAAAGGGAAAGTGAAAAAAGGATGAGGTTTTTGCTGACAAGAGCAATAGAAAAAGGTATTTCTTTTGATGAAGAATTTCAGCTTAAGAGAGCAAATGGAACAATTATTTGGGTAAGAGTAAAGGGAATTCCTGAATTTGAGGGAGATGATTGTGTAAGGATTTTCGGGATTATTCAGGATATTGATGAAGCTAAAAAAACATATCTGGAACTGGAACGTAAAGAAGCTATGCTTCAGTCTTTTGTTAATAATGTACCTGCAGCGGTTGCAATGTTTGATAAAGATCTGAATCATGTTTCAGTAAGCAAAAGGTGGAAGGAAGAGTTTCATCAGGAAACCCAGGATATTATTGGCAAAAATCTATTTAGTATTTATCCTAATGTACCGGAAGAAAGAAGAAAGATCTATGCAGATGCATTAAAGGGTATTCCATATAAAAATGAAAACCAGGTATTTGAGATCGTAGGATTTGATGAACCTCAGCATTTTAATTGGGAAGTCATTCCTTGGAATATGAATGACGGTGAAACAGGTGGGGTGATTATTTTTACACAGAATATTACAAGTTCAGTAAAAATTAATGAAGAGCTGAAAAAAGCAAAGCAGCTTGCTGACTTGGCAAGCAAAGCAAAATCTGAATTTCTGGCCAATATGAGTCATGAAATCCGTACCCCTCTGAATGGAGTGATAGGGTTCTCAGATCTTTTGCTAAAAACTCCGTTAAATGAAACACAGGTTCAGTATCTGAATTATATCAACGAATCAGGGAATAGTCTGCTAAACATCATCAACGATATCCTTGATTTCTCCAAAATAGAATCGGGCAAGCTGGAACTGTTAATTGATAAATATAACATCTATGATCTGGCAAACCAGGTCGTAAATGTAGTGCTGTATCAGGCGCAAAGGAAAGATCTGGAGCTGCTTCTGAATATAGAGCAGGGATTACCGAGAACACTATGGCTGGATGAATCGCGAATCAAGCAGGTACTGATCAATCTGTTGGGAAATGCTGTGAAATTTACAGGACAGGGAGAAATCGAGCTTAAGATTGAAAAACTGAAGAATGACGAGAAGATGATCACAATTCGTTTTTCTGTAAGAGATACAGGAATAGGAATTCCTTTGGAAAAACAGCAGCGTATTTTTGATGCCTTTACCCAAGAAGACAGTTCGGTAAGTAAAAAATATGGAGGAACAGGTCTTGGACTTACTATTTCCAACAATATCCTGAAATATATGGGAAGTAATCTGTCACTGACCAGCAAAATAGGAGAGGGTTCCGTATTCTTCTTTGATCTTGAAATTCCTTATGAGATAGAAGATATTGAAGATATTTCAGATTTAGAAATAGAACGTGTGCTTATTGTGGATGATAATGAAAATAACAGAATGATCCTTAAGCACATGCTGGAATATAAAAATATAAAATCCGAATTAGCAGCAAACGGACTGGAAGCTATTCAGCTTTTGATGCAAGGTGAACGTTTTGATGTGATTCTGATGGATTATCATATGCCGATATTATCCGGACTTGAAACGATAGAAAAAATAAAGGAATTGTTTAAAAAACAGGGTGAAATGACTCCTCTTATTGTGCTTCATACTTCTTCAGAAGAACATGAAGTGATTTCCTCTTTCCGACAAGACGAAAAATCATACTGTTTATTAAAACCTATTAAATCTGACGAACTCTATACAGCATTAAGCCGGGCAATTCAACATACCAAAAAGAATTCTGAAATCCCGGTTGCTAAAAAGGATATCGACCAATCTGTATTCACCCAGCCTCTTAGAGTATTACTGGCAGATGATAATCCTGTGAATATGGCACTCAACTTAAGAATGATGAGTTCACTTACTCCTAATGCAGAATTGGTTGAGGTAATGAATGGACAAGAAGCTTTGGATCAATGCAAGCAGCAGGTTTTTGATCTTATTCTGATGGATGTTCAGATGCCGGTAATGGACGGAATTGAAGCAACAAAACACATCCGTTTATTGCCAGATTATAAAAACGTTCCGATTATTGGGGTAACCGCAGGAAACATTACGGGGGAAAAAGAAAAATGCTTAGAATCTGGAATGTCAGATTTTCTGCCTAAACCTCTTAGACAGAATGATCTTCTGAATATGCTGAAAAAATATTTGGCTCATGAACAAGGAGAAGCAACAAAAGAGGATGATCTACCGATTGAAGAATATCTGAATATGGATATGCTGAAAGAGCAGATCGGAGACGATGAAGGGTTTAAAACATTCTTCTTAAATTTGGTCATTCAGGAGCTTACCCAGTCCTCAGAAAAACTAAAAAAGATTGCGGAAGAAAGGGATTTGGATGCAGCCAAGGCCTTTTTACATAAATTAAAGGGAACTTCCGGAACCGCCGGTTTATTCAAACTGGCACAATTAGCAGCAGACTGGGAAAAAAATATAGATCAGAATTCTGATTACACGGTAATGGAAGCTGACATAATGGAGGAAATAACAAGAGGAGAAAACTTAATAAATAAACTAATAAATCAATAA
- a CDS encoding NAD-dependent epimerase/dehydratase family protein: MAFSVLIFGANGFIGKNVFQFLKKEYNVTTCSLRTKESNIDFSNYEVYLNFVGKAHDHNKTASEEDFYHVNVDLTKNIFNAFIKSEAKIFIHISSLAALEEFESLKPLTEEDSCNPNSWYGKSKRKAEKWLLEQRLPENKKLIILRPPMVHGPGDKGNLGLLYKLISRGIPYPLSSFENKRSFISIDNFCFFIDEIIKNEGKLVSGIYHISDDELISTNQIIDIIKKVEKKNTPDLSLPKFFVKGLAKIGDIIPIPLNSLRLKKMTSDLTVSNQKIKSALGIEQLPLSAEEGLIKTIKSFKREK; this comes from the coding sequence ATGGCTTTTTCAGTTTTAATATTTGGAGCTAATGGCTTTATTGGTAAGAATGTATTTCAATTTTTAAAAAAGGAATACAATGTCACTACATGCTCACTGAGAACAAAGGAATCCAATATAGATTTTTCTAATTATGAAGTCTATTTAAATTTTGTAGGCAAGGCTCATGATCATAATAAAACAGCTTCCGAAGAAGACTTTTACCATGTGAATGTAGACCTAACAAAAAATATTTTTAATGCTTTTATAAAGTCGGAAGCTAAAATATTCATCCACATAAGCTCTTTAGCAGCACTAGAAGAATTTGAATCTTTAAAACCATTAACGGAAGAGGATAGCTGTAATCCGAATTCATGGTATGGAAAATCCAAAAGGAAAGCTGAAAAATGGCTATTAGAACAGAGACTACCAGAAAATAAAAAATTAATAATCCTTAGACCCCCTATGGTTCATGGCCCAGGAGATAAAGGGAATTTAGGCCTGTTATATAAATTAATTTCAAGAGGAATACCTTATCCTCTATCTTCATTTGAAAATAAAAGGTCATTTATTTCAATAGATAATTTTTGTTTCTTTATAGATGAAATTATTAAAAATGAGGGAAAGCTGGTTAGTGGAATTTATCATATTTCAGATGATGAATTAATCTCAACAAACCAAATTATTGATATCATCAAAAAAGTTGAAAAGAAGAATACACCGGATTTGAGTCTCCCTAAATTTTTTGTAAAAGGTTTGGCAAAGATTGGAGATATCATCCCGATACCTTTGAATAGCTTACGTTTAAAAAAAATGACTTCAGATCTTACGGTTTCCAATCAAAAAATAAAATCGGCTCTAGGAATTGAACAACTTCCTTTATCAGCTGAAGAAGGTCTTATAAAGACCATTAAAAGCTTTAAAAGAGAAAAGTAA
- a CDS encoding aminotransferase class I/II-fold pyridoxal phosphate-dependent enzyme, with protein MQDKIWLSSPHLSGKELFYVKDAFEKNWVTSIGENIDGFEQDLKKCLGNNHELVVLNSATSAIHLALVMLNVTQDDEVLTSTFSFVASANPITYCGATPVFLDSEKETWNMCPKVLQEAIEDRIQKGKKPKAIIVVHLYGMPAKMEEINEIAAKYDIPVIEDAAEALGSKYKKQACGTLGNFGILSFNGNKIITTSGGGALVCNTKEDKDKAVFLSTQARDNAPHYQHSHIGYNYRMSNITAGIGRGQMEVLPDRIEARRKMHEFYVELFSEINGVDVFSEPTSDYYSNHWLSAIIIDPEITGRNREELRLALLENNIESRPLWKPMHLQPVFADAPYYGENVAEELFNNGLCLPSGSNLSDKDRERIANVIKNFFN; from the coding sequence ATGCAGGATAAAATATGGCTTTCTTCACCCCATCTTTCAGGAAAAGAACTTTTTTATGTAAAGGATGCTTTTGAGAAAAATTGGGTAACTTCAATTGGAGAAAATATTGATGGTTTCGAACAGGATTTAAAAAAATGCTTAGGGAATAACCATGAATTGGTGGTATTAAATTCTGCTACTTCCGCAATCCATTTGGCATTGGTGATGTTGAATGTGACACAAGATGATGAAGTCCTTACTTCTACATTTTCCTTTGTTGCTTCAGCCAATCCCATAACCTATTGCGGAGCGACTCCCGTATTCTTAGACTCAGAAAAAGAGACATGGAATATGTGCCCGAAAGTATTACAGGAAGCTATTGAAGACCGAATTCAGAAAGGGAAAAAGCCAAAAGCGATCATTGTTGTGCATTTATATGGAATGCCTGCAAAAATGGAAGAGATTAATGAAATCGCAGCAAAATATGATATTCCGGTGATTGAAGATGCAGCAGAAGCACTAGGCTCAAAATACAAAAAACAGGCTTGCGGAACTTTGGGAAATTTCGGGATTCTGTCCTTTAACGGAAATAAGATTATTACCACTTCAGGTGGAGGAGCTTTGGTTTGTAATACCAAAGAAGATAAGGATAAAGCGGTGTTTCTTTCTACTCAGGCAAGAGATAATGCACCTCATTATCAGCATTCTCATATAGGATATAATTACCGGATGAGTAATATTACTGCAGGAATTGGGCGTGGACAGATGGAAGTTTTGCCAGATAGAATCGAAGCCCGTAGAAAAATGCATGAATTTTATGTAGAGCTATTTAGTGAAATAAATGGAGTCGATGTCTTTTCGGAGCCAACATCTGATTATTACTCCAATCATTGGTTGTCCGCTATTATTATTGATCCGGAAATAACAGGACGAAACCGTGAAGAATTACGATTGGCATTGTTAGAAAATAATATTGAATCTCGCCCTTTGTGGAAACCAATGCATTTGCAGCCGGTCTTTGCAGATGCTCCATACTACGGTGAAAATGTTGCGGAAGAATTATTCAATAATGGACTGTGTTTGCCTTCGGGCTCTAATTTGTCTGACAAGGATCGTGAAAGGATCGCCAATGTGATAAAAAATTTCTTTAACTAA